The following coding sequences lie in one Cotesia glomerata isolate CgM1 linkage group LG5, MPM_Cglom_v2.3, whole genome shotgun sequence genomic window:
- the LOC123265340 gene encoding cationic amino acid transporter 3-like translates to MLFNELCKALTRKRVDENNDKKGQLARVLGLFNLVTLGVGSTLGVGVYVLTGYLAKEVAGPAVCLSFLIAALASSLAGLCYAEFAARVPKAGSAYVYSYVTVGEIIAFIIGWTLVLEYVIIAASVARSLSIYIDSFIDDAMKKFFQSTMPIKISFLSDYPDFFAFSLIMFISIIQCTGVKKSSYFNTIATITNLLTICIVIISGCTKVDVNNWYLEAKDIPANATKPGAGGFMPFGMSGVMAATAKCFFAFVGFDAIATTGEEAKNPQRNIPFAIITSLLICCLAYFSVSVVLTMMWPYYDQNPETPFPYVFKQLNWPVILWIVNIGAIFAFCTCLFGGLFSLPRILYAMGSDGIIFKFLSNVNKKTKTPAISILCSGLFSGFISLIFNLSQLMDMLSVGTLLAYTMVSICVIILRYQKTVNTEESNINISQDDSNFYKKIFNINNKKVATEDTSKIATWGVVLFSILVFIFGVTSYHVELHNDAKNLLGFIFLTTIVVMIVLTVTAIGRQPVNSARLSFKVPLVPFIPCCSIFVNIFLMIQLDIFTWLRLIIWLILGFCIYFFYGIRHSVQRSKDNQKNYHNNTLATINTPF, encoded by the exons atGTTATTTAATGAACTATGCAAAGCCTTGACAAGAAAAAGAGTCGATGAGAACAATGACAAAAAGGGACAACTTGCAAGAGTGTTGGGTTTGTTCAATTTAGTTACATTAGGTGTTGGCTCGACTTTGGGGGTCGGTGTTTATGTTCTTACTGGATATTTAGCTAAAGAAGTAGCAGGACCCGCAGTttgtttgtcatttttaatCGCTGCTCTTGCATCATCTCTTgcag gatTATGCTATGCAGAATTTGCTGCCAGAGTTCCAAAAGCAGGATCTGCATATGTTTACAGCTATGTCACAGTCGGCGAGATCATTGCTTTTATTATCGGATGGACGTTGGTTCTCGAATACGTCATCA TTGCAGCCAGCGTAGCTCGTAGTTTAAGTATTTACATTGATTCCTTTATTGACGATGCGATGAAGAAATTCTTTCAGTCAACAATGCCGATAAAAATATCTTTCCTCTCGGATTATCCGGATTTTTTCGCCTTCAGCTTGATTATGTTCATTTCAATTATACAATGCACAGgcgtaaaaaaatcatcttatTTCAATACCATTGCAACAATTACCAATTTGTTGACTATTTGCATTGTAATTATTTCAGGTTGCACtaaag ttgATGTTAATAATTGGTACCTTGAGGCGAAAGACATTCCTGCTAATGCTACAAAACCAGGAGCAGGCGGATTCATGCCTTTTGGAATGAGCGGCGTAATGGCCGCTACAGCAAAATGCTTTTTTGCGTTTGTTGGATTCGACGCTATTGCGACGACCGGAGAAGAAGCCAAAAATCCCCAAAGAAATATTCCTTTTGCAATTATTACTTCTCTTTTAATTTGCTGTTTAGCTTACTTTTCAGTCTCAGTTGTTTTAACTATGATGTGGCCTTACTATGACCaa AACCCAGAAACTCCGTTCCCATACGTATTTAAGCAATTAAACTGGCCtgtaattttatggatagtaAATATCGGTGCTATATTCGCATTTTGTACCTGTTTATTCGGTGGATTATTTTCTTTACCAAGAATTTTATACGCAATGGGCAGCGATGGGattattttcaagtttttgagtaatgtcaataaaaaaactaaaactcCAGCAATAAGCATTTTATGCTCTGGATTATTTTCAG gttttatttccctgatatttaatttaagccAGCTTATGGACATGCTGTCGGTTGGTACACTCTTAGCTTATACCATGGTTTCAATATGTGTTATTATCTTGCGGTATCAAAAAACTGTTAACACTGAAGAATCTAATATCAATATCAGTCAAGAtgattctaatttttataaaaaaatattcaacatCAACAACAAGAAAGTCGCTACTGAAGATACCAGTAAAATTGCAACTTGGGGGgttgttttatttt CGATTCTGGTATTTATTTTCGGGGTGACTAGCTATCATGTAGAGCTTCACAACGatgccaaaaatttattaggttttatttttttaactactaTTGTTGTCATGATTGTTCTCACTGTTACTGCCATCGGAAGACAACCTGTTAATTCAGCGAGACTCAGTTTTaag gttccACTGGTCCCTTTCATACCTTGCTGCagtatatttgtaaatatttttctcatgATTCAGCTGGATATTTTTACTTGGCTCAGATTAATAATATGGTTAAttttag gattttgcatttactttttttatggaATTCGTCACAGCGTTCAACGCAGCAaagataatcaaaaaaattatcataataatactTTAGCGACTATAAATACTccattttaa
- the LOC123265339 gene encoding cationic amino acid transporter 3-like, with the protein MMATKLWKAFSRKRIDDDMEGKGELARVLGLFDLTALGVGATLGLGVYVLAGSVAKDTAGPAVCISFLIAAVASALAGLCYAEFASRVPKAGSAYVYSYVTVGEFIAFVIGWNLILEYVIGTASVARGLSNYVDSLIDNKMRNYFHSIMPIEVSFLSDYPDFFAFGVVMLLIVLLCVGVQESSYLNMGFTVINLTTILIVIVAGSIKADPANWSIDPSTIPPEIKNPGTGGFMPFGISGVMIGAAKCFYGFVGFDAVAATGEEAKNPQKTIPLAIVISLAVIFAAYFSISTVLTMMWPYYLQDPEAPFPYAFQQIGWPAIMWIVNVGAVFALCTSLLGAMFPLPRILYAMGSDGVIFKFLAKVHRKTHTPILGTLASGLLIGLMTLMFNLEQLIDMMSIGTLLAYTIVAISVLILRYQKTTHTVKLPSNTILENNLSYLDCFKLIFNIHNQKVATKFSSRVAGWAVLLFSCAVFIFCLILAHTTFNSDPLDIFIYIILTIIGLVIIFTVIAISRQPVDPVSIAFKVPFVPIVPCCSIIINLCLMLQLDVFTWIRFVVWMIIGFCIYFFYGIRHSLQGQRDRLLTNPPPHAYTNPVKLVTKF; encoded by the exons ATGATGGCAACAAAATTGTGGAAAGCCTTTTCTCGGAAAAGAATAGATGATGATATGGAAGGAAAAGGAGAATTAGCACGAGTGTTAGGTCTCTTTGATTTGACAGCATTAGGAGTCGGCGCGACATTGGGGTTAGGAGTCTACGTTCTAGCAGGGAGTGTAGCGAAGGACACTGCGGGACCAGCTGTCTGTATTTCATTTCTTATTGCTGCAGTCGCATCAGCCCTTGCAg GCTTATGTTATGCTGAGTTTGCTTCGCGAGTACCTAAAGCAGGATCGGCTTATGTCTACAGCTATGTTACAGTTGGAGAATTTATTGCTTTTGTTATTGGCTGGAATTTAATTCTTGAATACGTGATTG GTACAGCAAGTGTTGCTCGAGGTTTGAGTAATTACGTTGATTCTCTAATTGACAATAAAATGCggaattattttcattcaattatGCCAATAGAAGTGTCATTTCTTTCGGACTATCCGGATTTCTTCGCCTTCGGAGTGGTTATGTTGCTCATTGTTCTTCTGTGTGTTGGAGTTCAAGAATCTTCGTACCTCAATATGGGATTTACAGTTATTAACTTGACGACTATTTTAATTGTCATAGTTGCTGGATCTATTAAAG CTGATCCAGCAAATTGGAGCATTGACCCGTCAACAATTCCTCCAGAAATCAAGAATCCTGGAACAGGTGGATTCATGCCTTTTGGAATAAGTGGAGTAATGATTGGAGCAGCCAAGTGTTTTTACGGATTTGTTGGTTTTGATGCTGTTGCTGCAACGGGCGAAGAAGCCAAAAATCCACAAAAAACAATTCCACTTGCAATAGTGATCTCTCTTGCTGTTATTTTTGCAGCGTATTTCTCCATTTCTACTGTTCTGACGATGATGTGGCCCTACTACTTACAA gATCCAGAAGCTCCATTTCCTTACGCATTCCAACAAATTGGTTGGCCAGCAATTATGTGGATTGTTAACGTCGGCGCTGTTTTTGCTCTTTGCACTAGTCTTCTTGGAGCAatgtttccacttccgagaATTCTTTACGCGATGGGAAGCGAtggagtaatttttaaatttcttgcTAAAGTACATCGGAAAACTCACACACCAATATTAGGAACTCTAGCATCTGGCTTATTAATCG GTTTGATGACTCTTATGTTCAATCTTGAACAACTAATCGACATGATGTCAATTGGTACTCTTTTGGCGTACACAATTGTCGCTATCTCCGTCCTTATTCTCAGGTACCAAAAGACAACTCATACCGTAAAATTACCTTCAAATACAATCCTAGAAAACAATTTATCATATTTagattgttttaaattaatttttaatattcacaaCCAAAAAGTTGCCACTAAATTTTCAAGCAGAGTTGCAGGCTGGGCCGTTCTTCTCTTTT catGTGCAGTATTTATCTTTTGCCTCATCCTTGCTCACACCACCTTCAACAGTGACCCGTTggacatatttatttacataattttaactatAATTGGTCTAGTAATAATCTTCACAGTAATAGCTATAAGCAGACAACCAGTAGATCCTGTTTCAATAGCCTTCAaa gtTCCCTTTGTACCGATTGTACCGTGTTGcagtataattattaatctttgtCTTATGCTGCAATTAGATGTCTTCACTTGGATACGATTCGTCGTGTGGATGATTAtag gattttgtatttatttcttctacgGTATTCGACATAGCTTACAAGGTCAACGAGATAGATTGTTAACTAATCCACCTCCTCATGCATATACGAATCCTGTAAAATTAGTaactaaattttaa